TGGCCACCCACTGAGTGAGTGACCATTCCCGTAACTCCTTTTACTGCAACATAGTGGGCGCTGAGGGACTCGAACCCCCGACCCCCTGCGTGTAAAGCAGGTGCTCTAACCAAGCTGAGCTAAGCGCCCTAAGCCATGAAAAGTAATTCGATCGCACTATCGCAGGAATCGGTTCGTGGTAAGAGATCTGTTCCCTCGACCAGGACCTCGACCATCCACTGCTTCATGACCGCATGATGAAGCGATCTGCCAAGCCATATCAACGATTTCATTCCCCCCCCTCCGACGCACTCCTTCAAGTTCGTATCATTATCTTCCTATGCCGCACCAGGCAGTCTGCAACGCCTCCGGTGGGTCACCTTCGATGGACCGTGAAGTACCCTTCCCATACATGGAGCATATGTGACCGACGTCACAATCGTTGGCGGCGGCATCGTGGGGCTTGCGACAGCGCACGCCCTCCTCGAAGCGGGCATCGATTCTGTTCGCGTCCTGGAGAAGGAGCCGGCTCTGGCGCAGCACCAGAGCAGCCACAACAGCGGTGTGCTCCACGCCGGTCTTCAGTATCAACCCGGGTCTGCAAAGGCCCGCCTGGCCCGAACGGGTATCAGAAGGATGACCGAGTTCTGCCAGCACCATGACATTGCCCACGAAATCTGCGGCAAGCTGGTCGTCGCAGCGACCACGGATGAACGCCCGCGCCTCCAAGCTATGCTCGCCAAGGGGGAGGCGAACGGGCTGATCGGCCTGCGTCTGCTCGGACCTGATGAGGCACGAGAAGTCGAGCCGCACGTTCACAGTGTCGGGGCGATCCTCGTCCCGGAGGAAGGCATCGCAGACTATGCCGCAGTCTGTCGTATCCTCGCGTCTGAGATCGAGCGCCGTGGAGCGGTCCTGACCCTTAACGCCGAGGTCACCGGGCTCACTCGGGCGGCGTCCGGTTGGACAATCGAAACTGCTGCAGGCGATTTCTCCACACGCGTGCTGGTGAACTGCGCAGGCCTCTATTCCGATCGGATCGCGACGATGGCGGGTGACGACCCGGGCTGCATGGTCATGCCCTTCCGGGGTGAGTATCACCGCCTCAAGCCCGAGCGCGAACATCTCGTCCGGCACCTGATCTATCCTCTCCCGGAACCAGGCTTCCCGTTCCTCGGGGTGCACTTCACACGACGCGTCGGTGGCGGTATCGATGCCGGGCCGAACGCAGTTCTGGCCTTCGCCAGAGAGGGCTACACACTAGGTACGGTCAACCGAGGCGAGTTAGCTGAAGCTCTTCTGTACCCTGGCCTGTGGCGGTTCATGAAGGCGCATCCAGAGATGGTGACGCGGGAGTTGCGGCAATCCTTCGACCGAGTGCGCTTTGTAGAAGCGCTGCAGAGGCTCATTCCCGAGGTCACCGGTGACGATTTGGTGTCAAGCAGTTCCGGTGTGCGAGCTCAAGCCATGAATTCGGCGGGCGAACTCATCCACGACTTCGTCTGGGCTGAGTCGCCGGGCGCCGTCCACGTGGTCAACGCTCCGAGCCCAGCGGCCACGGCGTCTCTCGTCATCGGCGAAGAAATCTCTGCGCGTATAAGTCGACAGCTCGCCGGATAGCACACCACCGGCCATCGGTCATATGCCTAGACCGACACAGGAGCTACGGCTTTTTCGCGACCAGTTCGATCTCGACCTGTGCGTTCATCGGCAGTCCAGCCACTGCGACGGTGGTACGAGCCGGGGGTGGCGCCGAGAAGCGCGTAACGTAGGCCTCGTTCATCTCTGCGAAGTCGTTCATGTCGGTCAGGTACACATTGACCTTCACGACATGATCCGAGGTGAGTCCGCCATCTGCGAGCACCGCGAAAAGATTGTCGAAGCACTGATTCGTCTGATCGCCCACGCCGCCGACTTTGAGGTCGCCCGTCTCCGGATCGATCGGTGTCTGACCGGAGCAGAAGACATGCGTGCCGTCGTCGATCGCGTGCGAATAGGGCCCAATGGCCGACGCCGTGGCGCTGCTGAGCGGTGTCCGCGCCATCAGCGGATGATCGCCATGGGCAGCAAGACCAAATACCCAAGCACCAGAAGCAGCGGCGCTGTGGTGATCGAGCCCTGACCCAAGAGCCAGTAACCGGCCGTGAGCGCCACCAGCCCGGCTGCGCCGAGCATGGCGTTCACCCGAGTGAACGTGAGCGCCGAGGGTACTTTTTTCTTCATCGTCTGTCTGGACATGGCCGAATCCTAGAAACTGTACCGATCTGGGTCAATCCGTGAGATGGGCCTGCAACTCTTTCTTTGTGATGCCTAAAAGCACAGCGGCCGCTGCCTCGTCTCCCTCGACACTCTTGAGCACGGACCGAATGTGCCAAAGAATCGCCGCAGAAAGGGTCTGGTCATCTGGCCCGTCACGCCCGGCCGAGGAATCCTCGATAATCAGGTGATCGGCGCCGATCACCGTACCGCGCGCTACGATCGCACCCCGGAGCAACGCATTCTCCAGTTCACGAACATTCCCGGGCCACGAGTACGCCGACAGGCGGGCGACAGCCTCGTCGGAGATCCGACGAATATCTCTCCCGGTCTCTTCGCGAATCCGACCTAGCAGCGCGGTAGCTACCAACTCGATGTCTCCCGGGCGCTCCCTCAGCGGCGGCACCTCGATCTGGACGACCTTCAACCTGAAGTACAGATCCTCTCGAAACCGCCCTTCTTCAATCAGTCGCTCAATCGGCTGGTGGGTCGCCGCAATGACACGAGCCTCGGTGGCCTTGGCCTGCTCGCCACCCACCGGATAGAAGCGGCGCTCCTGAAGCACCCGAAGAAGCTTGGTCTGAAAGTCCGGGCTCGTATCGCCGATCTCGTCGAGAAAAATCGTACCCTTCCCGGCAAGCTCGAAATACCCCTTCCGTGAGCCAATCGCCCCGGTGAAGGCACCCTTCACGTGACCAAACAGCTCGGACTCTAGCAAGCTGTCCGTCAGCGCAGTGCAATTCACTGCAATGAACGGCTCGGTCGAATGCCCCGAATTCTCGTGGATGCCACGTGCGATAACCTCTTTACCGGTCCCGGTCTCTCCGCGGATGAGCACGGTCGCCCGGTTCGCCGCAAGGACACCGATCGTCTTGTAGATGTCGATCATCCTTGGGTCGCGTCCGACGAGCCGGCCTTTGGGGAGTGCTGCCACGGCCTCCGGGATCTCTGTCGTTGCCACCAGTTCCCGCTCCCGAAAACACCGGTCAGCGAGCGCCTCTAGGGCCTTCGGATCGACTGGCTTCACCAGGAAATCGAACGCGCCTAATTTCATAGCGGATACAGCAGTCTCCATGTCGTCGTGCGCCGTCATCACAACGACCTCGACACCCTCCATGGCCGAACGAATCTTTTCCAGCAGTTCGAGCCCCGTCATGCCTGACATGCGCACATCGGTCACGATCATGCCCGGATCGAAGGCCTTCACCCGCGAGAGCGCCTTTTCCGCACTCTCGGCCGTTTCAACCTCATAGCCGGCGTGGGTCAAACGCAATTCGAGGACCTCGAGGCCATCGGTGTCGTCGTCGACTACGAGAATGCGCGGGTTCGATGCTTTAGTCATAGGTCCTCTCCTACCCCGGGGGGTTGGCTCGCGGGTCCATCGGCCCTGAGCTCTGGTTCCCCTTCCCAATACGCAGGCTCATCGGGGACTTCGCCAGCCCGGAGGCGTGCAAATTTCTGGCGATTGTATCTCTGACGCCCACGAAACATAAAGAGCAAGACCA
This window of the Longimicrobiales bacterium genome carries:
- the lhgO gene encoding L-2-hydroxyglutarate oxidase, which gives rise to MTDVTIVGGGIVGLATAHALLEAGIDSVRVLEKEPALAQHQSSHNSGVLHAGLQYQPGSAKARLARTGIRRMTEFCQHHDIAHEICGKLVVAATTDERPRLQAMLAKGEANGLIGLRLLGPDEAREVEPHVHSVGAILVPEEGIADYAAVCRILASEIERRGAVLTLNAEVTGLTRAASGWTIETAAGDFSTRVLVNCAGLYSDRIATMAGDDPGCMVMPFRGEYHRLKPEREHLVRHLIYPLPEPGFPFLGVHFTRRVGGGIDAGPNAVLAFAREGYTLGTVNRGELAEALLYPGLWRFMKAHPEMVTRELRQSFDRVRFVEALQRLIPEVTGDDLVSSSSGVRAQAMNSAGELIHDFVWAESPGAVHVVNAPSPAATASLVIGEEISARISRQLAG
- a CDS encoding Rid family detoxifying hydrolase produces the protein MARTPLSSATASAIGPYSHAIDDGTHVFCSGQTPIDPETGDLKVGGVGDQTNQCFDNLFAVLADGGLTSDHVVKVNVYLTDMNDFAEMNEAYVTRFSAPPPARTTVAVAGLPMNAQVEIELVAKKP
- a CDS encoding sigma-54 dependent transcriptional regulator, with amino-acid sequence MTKASNPRILVVDDDTDGLEVLELRLTHAGYEVETAESAEKALSRVKAFDPGMIVTDVRMSGMTGLELLEKIRSAMEGVEVVVMTAHDDMETAVSAMKLGAFDFLVKPVDPKALEALADRCFRERELVATTEIPEAVAALPKGRLVGRDPRMIDIYKTIGVLAANRATVLIRGETGTGKEVIARGIHENSGHSTEPFIAVNCTALTDSLLESELFGHVKGAFTGAIGSRKGYFELAGKGTIFLDEIGDTSPDFQTKLLRVLQERRFYPVGGEQAKATEARVIAATHQPIERLIEEGRFREDLYFRLKVVQIEVPPLRERPGDIELVATALLGRIREETGRDIRRISDEAVARLSAYSWPGNVRELENALLRGAIVARGTVIGADHLIIEDSSAGRDGPDDQTLSAAILWHIRSVLKSVEGDEAAAAVLLGITKKELQAHLTD